The stretch of DNA TAGCCCACCTGCGGTTGCCGTCAGGTATTATACCTATCGCTCTGGGCTGTCCCATAGTGCAGCAACCTCTCGGCCCGCCGTCTGAGTCTGAGGCCTGTGGATGTTTTGTGATAAGCTGCTGTAAAAACGTTTAGGGTTGCAAGATATGCCTAAACAGGTCTAAACTTCCCTGGGCAGAGGGATCTTGGTGGGAGCCGTCAGTATTTTCGCCTAATACTCTGCTAATATCCTTCCACTACTCATTAATAAATCTGGTGGAGGTCTTGGCCTTGCAGCCCACGGACCCTCTTGAGGAGGCTCGCGCGCAGCTCAGGAGAGCTGTAGACCTTCTGGGCTACGATGACTATGTTTATGAAGTTCTCGCAAACCCGGACAGAGTTCTACAGGTAAGGGTCACTATTAAGATGGATGACGGTACTGTCAAGACGTTCCTCGGCTGGAGGAGCCAGCACAATAGCGCGCTAGGCCCCTACAAAGGCGGTGTTAGGTACCACCCCAACGTTACTATGAATGAGGTGATAGCCCTTAGCATGTGGATGACGTGGAAGAACAGCCTCGCCGGCCTGCCTTATGGGGGAGGTAAGGGGGGTGTTAGGGTTAACCCTAAGATACTCTCCCCCAGGGAGCTTGAACTCCTGTCTAGGAAGTATTTCGAGAGTATAAGTGATATAGTTGGGGTGGACCAGGACATTCCCGCGCCCGACGTCTACACGGATCCCCAGGTCATGTCTTGGTTCCTAGACGAGTATAATAGGGTGAAGAGGGGCCAGTTCTTCGGCGTTGTCACTGGCAAGCCAGTCGAGCTCGGCGGCCTCAACGCTAGAATAGTGTCCACGGGCTACGGGGTGGCAGTGTCGACAAGAGTCGCCGCAGAAAAGTTTCTAGGAGGCCTCGAGGGAAGAACAGTCGCGGTCCAGGGCTACGGGAACGTGGGATACTATGCCGCCAAGTTCCTAGCAGAGATGGGTGCTAAGATCGTTGCAGTAAGCGACAGCCGAGGCGGCATTTACGACCCTGAGGGCATAGACCCGGAGGAGGCTTTGAAGGTGAAGAGGAGCACGGGCACGGTGGCTAACTATCAGCGGGGCAAGAAGATCTCGACAATGGAGATACTAGAGCTGCCCGTTGACATTCTAGTCCCGGCCGCCATAGAGGAGGTCATTACCGACGAGAATGCGGATAGGATTAAGGCGAAGATTATATCGGAGGGAGCCAACGGCCCCACTACCACTGCGGCCGAGAAAATACTTGTAAAGAAGGGCGTCTTAGTGCTCCCGGACATACTGGCAAACGCTGGCGGTGTTATAATGAGTCATATAGAGTGGGTGAACAACAGGATGGGCGGGTGGATCACGGACGAGGAAGCTCTGAAGAAGCTCGAGCAGAAGATGGTTGAGAACACGAAGACGGTAATAACATACTGGGAGAAGAACCTCAAGCCGGAGGAGAACAGCCTCAGGGACGCTGCCTACATGATAGCTGTGGAAAGGGTGTTTAGAGCCATGAAGCTAAGGGGCTGGATCTAAGGGGTTGTCCAGGGCGCTAAACGTGAGATCCTGTTCCAGCCTTGCTGTAGCAAACTCTAACGGCCTCTCCCAAAACCCTTCTTACACCCTTGTCATGCTCGACGAGCCCCCTGTACCCGGGGGAGGGGGCTTCAACAAGTCTGTAGGACTTCCCTCCCGAAGTCTTTTCAATCTCTAGTGATACGCCGCCCCACATCATCCCCTGATACTCCCCGATTTCCAGTTCGAGTATCGCCGAGGCCAAGGATGCTGCTCTAAGTGCTTCGACATACTCTCTCCCCGCCCTATCAAGTTCACTCCGGGAGAACGGGTTAATCAGGGCGGCTAGCTTCGCCCTGAAAACCCTGTAGGGGCTTGGCCTGCTACGGGCTATATCCCTCAGGCCTTCTATCACCTCCTCCGGACTTGCCTTTGGCTTTAGAAAACAATCACCAATCTTGTTCTTGGTTAGTCTTGAGGCGGGAACCACCAGTAGGCTTCTCCTGAAATCTGCCTCAACAGCCCTCCAAAGGCTCGCGTCCACGCCCAGCCTGCCTTGCCCCTTTTTAGTTACGAATACGTGGAAGGGTATTGCTAGCCTAACTATTTCCGCCCCCGCCAACCCTTCTAGCCTCCTCTATAAGGAATCTGTAGACGGTTCCCCATATGTAGCCGTCTCTCCTAATCTTGTTTTCGAAATTGTTGATGGCCATCCAGGACTCCAGGGCTTGGAGAAGTTCCTTGGACGCCCTGCCCGTGAAGGGGCCCTTGTAGTATCCTAGGGCTGCGAGTGCTTTCTCCAGCTCGCCCGCTACATCTTCTATTTTAACAACATCGCTCGGGTCCTCTCTCTCGAGTATCGTTATTTCCCAAATCTTGAAGAGGCGTAACAGCTCGTTGACGGCATCTGGGTGGTGGTCAACTCTGAGGTCTACGTATTTGCCCACGCCCTCCTCGCAGCCGCCGTACCCGCCGCACGGCTTATACACTATTACAGCGGCGCTCTCCCGCCCCCTTCTATCCCCGCCCGCCCTATCGCCAGCAGCCAGCGCCGCCAGCAGCTTGTCTACAAGCTCTCCCTTAGTGGACTCATAGGCTTTTGCCATAGACTCTATGACCTCGGGCCCTGTAAGAATGTTGCCCTGAACAGCGAAACCGTCTCCCACAATATGGCCTGCATACTCGATGCACTCCCTACCTGTAAATGCGTAGGCCTCTCCTCCAGAAGACACTACTCCTATCTGCCTCATCTCCCGTCTCGAATCGCCAGTGAGAACCATCTCAACAGCTCTCCTCGGGGTGTACCCTAGCTCTAGGAGCCTAAGCAGTGCAGGCCCGAACTTCACGTTGGCCCAAGACTGTGTCGCCACAGCACCGACACCGAGCTGGACCCAGGGGACTATGGAGCCGGCGGCGATAAACTTTGACGCAACAGCGACACCAACTTCCCCAGTCTCCGGGTTAACAGCAACTATGGAGAAAGTCATGCCGCAACACTCCTCCATTGGTCTAGAAAGAGTTCTGTCTGGAATTTAAGTCGTGAAGATGGTCTGAGCGGTGTTGGAGGGACGGTATTTACACTATCTATACATGGACAGTTGATAGGAAGTAAACCTTTAAATATAGTGTCCACGCATCTATCCACAACTAGACCTTACCCTAGTGCGGGGTGTTCCCGGGTTTGGCGTTAGAGGATAGAAGGCTGTTGATAGCCGGTGCGGTAGTGGTTGTGATAGTCATACTAGCTGCAGTATACCTAATGGGCGGCGGCGAGGGGGCTCCTGAGACTGTAACCTCGCCTACTGAGACAACAACACCAGCGGCCACGACACCCACCGAGACAGGTACTGAGACGCCCACTGAGACACAGCCTGCCCAGACTACCCCGGCTGAGACTACAACTCCGGAAGGACCTCAGGCTATGGTTATAGAGACTAGCAAAGCCTTCGTAGTTGTGGGACCGGTGGGAGCTTATGTCCCCGACTTCGACCCCAAGGGCAAGCCGGTTATAGCTGTGAAGTTCCAGGTCGACGAGGAGAATACCAAGCCCGTGGAGGAGTCTGTCTCCTTCGTCGACATAAACCCCGCTTTCTACAGGAACGAGTACGCGGACGCCCTTATCATGGTGGGTAGAAAGTCGGCCGACCCGTTTATAAGAGAGGCTGTCTACGAGGCAGTGTACAAGCTGAGCAACGAGGAGGTCCCCATACTTTGGCTGGGCCAGTATAAAGTAGTGTTCGTATACTGGAGCTGGGTTAAGGGGCTCTACTACCACCCGACTCTGGACATAAGGTTCGACCTCATAAGCGAGGATCCGAACGCCCCAGTAGTTGACCTGGGCTTCGGCGGCTACTCTAACGGGCCTAACACCTGGGTTGACGTGACTTTCGGCTGGCCCGACACGTTCGACCCTGCGGCAGACTATGAGACGTTCGGCTGGCACATATGGCATAACATCGGCCAGACCCTTGTGACGTTCTGGAAGGACGAGACCACAGAACTCACACCGGAACTCGCCGTAGCATGGGCCCACAACGAGGACTCTACCGAATGGTACTTCGTGATACGGGGTGGTGTGAAAGCGTTCGACAACTGGAACAACAAGACCTATGATGTGACGGCGGTCGACGTTCTATTCACCATCTGGAGGATAGCGAGGCTGAGCCTAGACCCAAGCTGGATGATAACGGAATTCGTCGACGTCAACAACAGTCAGGTCCTCACCGAAGAAGAGTTTAACCAGCTCCTCGGCCAGGGAGGCATCTACGCATCCTACGGCGGCTTCAGTGGCGAGGTAAAGAGCCTTGACGAGCTCCTCCAGGCATTCGGCTACAGCGGTGGCACGGCGGGTGTTGTCAAGATAAAGCTCTACTACCCCTACGCTCCCATCCTTAGCATATTCGCCGATCCCTTCACAAGCGTCATACCCATGAAGTACATATTCGATAATGTTGAGGAGCTTCAGGGCAAGTATGAGGAGGCCCTGGAGGCTTCTAACTACGGCAAGAACCCGGCGGCGTGGGAGGCCTATATAGGGACTGGTGAGAACGAGCCAAGCCACATCCTCCTCCACCAGAAACCCATAGCGACAGGCCCCTACTATGTGAAGGACTATAAGGAGGGCAGCTACATAATACTCGAGTACAACCCATACTACTGGAATAAGGAGCTCTGGCAGGACCTCTACGGGCAGGACAAACCACAGCACGAGCTTGCCATCTTCCTGATAAACGATGACGCCGTATCTAGGATAGAGACGATGAAGAGCGGGCAGGCAGACACCGGCGCCATACCTCTTGACAGGCTGGAGGACATCAAAGGATACGCTTTGGAGGGCACGAACTTCCAGATAATAGTCGAGGAGAAGGGCTTATCGCCCGTGATCGTCTTCATAGTGCTCAACGCGATGAAGGAGCCGTTCAACAACACAAAGGTTAGGCAGGCTCTAATGTACGCCATACCCTTCGACCAGATAAAGACATCGGTGTACGCTGGATACATAGAAAGGCTCAACGGCGTCCTACCAGCAGGCTTCCTCGGCCATAACGACGATATAGTGACACAGTACGAGTTCAACATAGTTAAGGCTAGGGAGCTGATCAAGGAGAGCGGCATCAACCCCTCGGACTACACGATAAAAATCTGGTACAACAAGGGCAATACGCAGAGGGAGAAGGTTGCTAACATGCTGAAGACGATATGGGGCAACCTAGGTTTCAACGTAGTGGTAGAGCCCCTCGAGTGGCCCACACTACTCTCCAGGACCGAGAAGGGCGACTTCGACGTATGGATAGTTGGATGGGCCCCAGACTACTTAGACCCGGACAACTATGCTGGTCCCCTGTTCTACGGCGGAACCAAGTTTACGGTACTGGATGTAAACCAGTTCCAGAGCCTAAGCGAGCTAAGAGCGTTCTTCTCCGGCTAAGCTATAGCAGCGAGGAGGCCTAAATCAATAAACATTTTTTATGCACACAAGCCCTTGCCATGAAGCATCGTGGATATACCTTTTCCTCCCGTATATGTCGTGTGGATAGTGGAGAGCTGAAGACCGGGCAGGGTGAGAGTGGGAGTGTCGAACCTTACCCGCTTCCTGGTGAGGCGCCTCCTGACGTTCATACCCACGCTAGTGGGAGTGACTTTCGTCACGTTTCTAATAGCCACGGTAGTTCCGGGAAATCCTGCTAAGCTCTGGGCAGGCGGTGAGAAGGCCAGCCCTGAGGTTGTGGAGCAGATTGTGAGGGAATATAGGCTAGACAGGCCGTTCTGGGAGCAGTACTTCTTCTTCATGTACAAGCTCCTTACTAACACTATGATTAGCCCCGTCACCAGTAATTATGTGTGGGATATGATAGTTGAACGCCTCCCGGTGACTATACAGCTCACGCTTCTTGCCTTCGTTTTCATAATCCTGCTAGGCATACCGCTAGGCATAATATCCGCCTTGACTAGGGATACTATAATAGACGCTGCAATCAGGATAATGGCGCTCGTGGGCATTTCCGTCCCAATCTTCTGGCTAGCTTATCTACTGATATTCGTTTTCTACACGAAATACAGGCTAATAACCCTAGCAGGAACGCCCGAGCCGCCTTACTCGATAACCGGGATACCCCTTATAGACTCCATTATAATGCTTGACGCGGCCACCTTCGAGGACGTGCTAAGGCGCTACACAATACCAGCCTTCACTCTAGCATACCCAAGTATAGGCTTCGTGGCTAGGCTTGTCAGAAACAGCTTCCTAGACGCCATGAGCGGTGACTACGTCGAGTTCATGGACGCCAGGGGACTGCCCTCGACATGGAAGTACAGGCACATACTGAGGAACTCCTCAATCCCAATAGTTACTGTCTTAGGCCTCATCTTCGGCGGTCTCCTGACGGGAGCTCCGATAACTGAGACCATATTCGGGCTACCCGGCCTAGGAAAGTTCCTGCTCGACAGCATCAACAACTACGACTACCTATCCCTAATGGGCGGAGTCCTGTTCGTCGGTATCATATACCTAACAGTTAACCTGCTCGTTGATATAACCTACGCGATAATTGACCCGAGGGTGAGGTACTAAGATGGCGGGAGAAGAGGTTTACGAGAAGAAGCTCCTCGACAGAGTGGCCGATGCAATCGTTGACGGGCTAGCGGCCCTCATAAACCTTGTAAGGCCCGGGTGGGCGGATAGGAATAAGGCAAGGATGGATGAGCTCAAGCTAACACTATACGCCCTCAATAGGAGCCCTATAGGCCTGCTGGGCGTGGCACTGGTTATTGCGTTCGTTATCATAGCCGTTATCGGCCCGTATATAGCCCCCCTCGGATATAACGACCAGCTCGTATACTGTGTCACCGACTTCGACGCAGTCAGACTTGCTCCCCCAGGGACTGTTGTGGAGGTGGCTGAGGACTCTATATGCACCCAGCTGGGGATAGAGCCTGGGACCTATAAGCTTTGGCTAGGCGCCGACGAGTATGGCAGGGACCTCTTGAGCCGGATCCTATACGGGGCTAGGACTAGCTTCATAGTAGTGATACTTGTCATGGCCGTCGGGCCCTGGATAGGGATATTGCTCGGACTCTTCTCGGGCTACAGGGGAGGCGTTGTGGACGAGGTTATAATGAGGGTTGTAGACGTGTTCCTAGCCTTCCCAGGCCTAATACTGGCTATAGCCCTCTCAGCAGTCCTACCCAGCAGGCTGGATCCTATAATCATAAACAACGAGCTCCTCCTGGGAACGCTCCTAAGGCTCTTCGCTCTCAAACCAGAGGACGCTCTGCCTATGGTGAGGCTGGTGGTTGT from Aeropyrum pernix K1 encodes:
- a CDS encoding DUF1028 domain-containing protein, encoding MTFSIVAVNPETGEVGVAVASKFIAAGSIVPWVQLGVGAVATQSWANVKFGPALLRLLELGYTPRRAVEMVLTGDSRREMRQIGVVSSGGEAYAFTGRECIEYAGHIVGDGFAVQGNILTGPEVIESMAKAYESTKGELVDKLLAALAAGDRAGGDRRGRESAAVIVYKPCGGYGGCEEGVGKYVDLRVDHHPDAVNELLRLFKIWEITILEREDPSDVVKIEDVAGELEKALAALGYYKGPFTGRASKELLQALESWMAINNFENKIRRDGYIWGTVYRFLIEEARRVGGGGNS
- a CDS encoding ABC transporter permease — its product is MSNLTRFLVRRLLTFIPTLVGVTFVTFLIATVVPGNPAKLWAGGEKASPEVVEQIVREYRLDRPFWEQYFFFMYKLLTNTMISPVTSNYVWDMIVERLPVTIQLTLLAFVFIILLGIPLGIISALTRDTIIDAAIRIMALVGISVPIFWLAYLLIFVFYTKYRLITLAGTPEPPYSITGIPLIDSIIMLDAATFEDVLRRYTIPAFTLAYPSIGFVARLVRNSFLDAMSGDYVEFMDARGLPSTWKYRHILRNSSIPIVTVLGLIFGGLLTGAPITETIFGLPGLGKFLLDSINNYDYLSLMGGVLFVGIIYLTVNLLVDITYAIIDPRVRY
- a CDS encoding ABC transporter permease produces the protein MAGEEVYEKKLLDRVADAIVDGLAALINLVRPGWADRNKARMDELKLTLYALNRSPIGLLGVALVIAFVIIAVIGPYIAPLGYNDQLVYCVTDFDAVRLAPPGTVVEVAEDSICTQLGIEPGTYKLWLGADEYGRDLLSRILYGARTSFIVVILVMAVGPWIGILLGLFSGYRGGVVDEVIMRVVDVFLAFPGLILAIALSAVLPSRLDPIIINNELLLGTLLRLFALKPEDALPMVRLVVVVIALWIVWWPVYARLVRGMVLSARENTYVEAARALGIPTHSILLGHILPNILGPVLVYLTLDFGAVILVEAGLSFLGLGAVPPIADWGRIIYDGAQYYPNAWWLVFFPGLAILFTVLGFNLLGDALRDIMDPRTRRRIEFKVKGR
- a CDS encoding Glu/Leu/Phe/Val family dehydrogenase; translated protein: MQPTDPLEEARAQLRRAVDLLGYDDYVYEVLANPDRVLQVRVTIKMDDGTVKTFLGWRSQHNSALGPYKGGVRYHPNVTMNEVIALSMWMTWKNSLAGLPYGGGKGGVRVNPKILSPRELELLSRKYFESISDIVGVDQDIPAPDVYTDPQVMSWFLDEYNRVKRGQFFGVVTGKPVELGGLNARIVSTGYGVAVSTRVAAEKFLGGLEGRTVAVQGYGNVGYYAAKFLAEMGAKIVAVSDSRGGIYDPEGIDPEEALKVKRSTGTVANYQRGKKISTMEILELPVDILVPAAIEEVITDENADRIKAKIISEGANGPTTTAAEKILVKKGVLVLPDILANAGGVIMSHIEWVNNRMGGWITDEEALKKLEQKMVENTKTVITYWEKNLKPEENSLRDAAYMIAVERVFRAMKLRGWI
- a CDS encoding ABC transporter substrate-binding protein, with the translated sequence MALEDRRLLIAGAVVVVIVILAAVYLMGGGEGAPETVTSPTETTTPAATTPTETGTETPTETQPAQTTPAETTTPEGPQAMVIETSKAFVVVGPVGAYVPDFDPKGKPVIAVKFQVDEENTKPVEESVSFVDINPAFYRNEYADALIMVGRKSADPFIREAVYEAVYKLSNEEVPILWLGQYKVVFVYWSWVKGLYYHPTLDIRFDLISEDPNAPVVDLGFGGYSNGPNTWVDVTFGWPDTFDPAADYETFGWHIWHNIGQTLVTFWKDETTELTPELAVAWAHNEDSTEWYFVIRGGVKAFDNWNNKTYDVTAVDVLFTIWRIARLSLDPSWMITEFVDVNNSQVLTEEEFNQLLGQGGIYASYGGFSGEVKSLDELLQAFGYSGGTAGVVKIKLYYPYAPILSIFADPFTSVIPMKYIFDNVEELQGKYEEALEASNYGKNPAAWEAYIGTGENEPSHILLHQKPIATGPYYVKDYKEGSYIILEYNPYYWNKELWQDLYGQDKPQHELAIFLINDDAVSRIETMKSGQADTGAIPLDRLEDIKGYALEGTNFQIIVEEKGLSPVIVFIVLNAMKEPFNNTKVRQALMYAIPFDQIKTSVYAGYIERLNGVLPAGFLGHNDDIVTQYEFNIVKARELIKESGINPSDYTIKIWYNKGNTQREKVANMLKTIWGNLGFNVVVEPLEWPTLLSRTEKGDFDVWIVGWAPDYLDPDNYAGPLFYGGTKFTVLDVNQFQSLSELRAFFSG